The following are encoded in a window of Microcaecilia unicolor chromosome 14, aMicUni1.1, whole genome shotgun sequence genomic DNA:
- the LOC115457312 gene encoding olfactory receptor 6T1-like translates to MRNHTSVEEFILLGFPGTPMLQTALFVVFLMIFLITLMGNLIIIVVICLDYRLHTSMYFFLCNLSFLEALFITLILPGILRNLISSCKTISYASCLSQCYVYFYLGTVDFFLLSVMSIDRYLAICHPLHYPTIMNHSVSALMVLGCWVAAFLCLLLPIILLSRLSFSGPNKIDHFFCDTSAILELACSDTSFLRLICILVGSFVILGSLLLTGATYFCIFFTIFRMSSLQRQSKALSTCASHLTIVLLVYGSSLFTNIGTVSGHLLGIGKTVTVLSAIVVPLLNPFVYTLRNEDVKRALRDSIHRRRIRLGN, encoded by the coding sequence ATGAGAAATCACACCAGTGTTGAAGAATTCATTCTGCTGGGGTTCCCTGGGACCCCGATGCTACAGACTGCGCTCTTTGTGGTCTTCTTAATGATTTTCCTAATAACACTAATGGGCAACCTTATCATTATTGTAGTAATATGTCTGGATTATCGCCTCCACACGTCAATGTACTTTTTCCTTTGCAACCTGTCTTTCTTGGAAGCTCTGTTTATAACTCTGATCCTGCCTGGCATCTTGAGGAATTTGATATCGAGCTGCAAAACTATCTCTTATGCCAGTTGTCTGTCTCAGTGCTATGTCTATTTTTATCTGGGGACGGTGGATTTTTTCCTGCTCTCCGTCATGTCTATTGACCGCTATCTGGCTATATGTCACCCACTGCATTACCCCACCATTATGAACCATAGTGTTAGTGCGTTGATGGTCCTTGGCTGCTGGGTAGCTGCTTTTCTGTGTCTTCTCCTACCCATAATTCTACTCTCTAGGTTATCTTTCTCTGGCCCCAACAAAATTGATCACTTTTTCTGCGATACTTCAGCCATCTTAGAATTGGCATGCTCAGACACAAGCTTCCTCCGACTCATCTGCATTCTGGTAGGTTCATTTGTAATCCTGGGATCCTTACTCTTAACTGGAGCAACCTACTTCTGCATCTTCTTCACCATCTTCAGAATGTCTTCTCTCCAGAGACAATCCAAGGCCTTATCGACCTGTGCCTCCCATCTCACCATCGTCCTTTTGGTCTACGGAAGCTCTCTTTTCACCAATATCGGCACCGTGTCAGGTCACTTGTTGGGTATCGGCAAGACAGTGACTGTGCTGAGTGCCATTGTTGTTCCACTGCTGAACCCTTTCGTTTATACTTTGAGGAATGAAGATGTAAAGAGAGCTCTGAGGGACTCTATACATCGGAGAAGAATTAGGCTTGGGAACTGA
- the LOC115457313 gene encoding olfactory receptor 2AP1-like, with protein MSFAELRNKTFVTEFILLGLSDAPELRIFLPIMFSIIYIVTVTGNLLTICIIAVNYHLHSPMYFFLACLSLLEACFTSLFVPKMLVILVSEKKSISFSNCFIQCYFFYLLLGTDLSLLTVMSIDRYVAICRPMHYATIMTHRVCAQTVLGCWVTAFVLLLPTFILLLRSPFCGPNEINHFFCDGFELLKLSCGDTCVLKLFISIVSFTYLTGSSLVIAMSYIYILFTILKISSRTGRSKAFSTCTSHLSMVSISFGSASFIQATAYENNSRDLNKVVTLVAATLPPLLNPFIYTLRNQKNMKVKNETVVIEFILEGFPGSPQMQNFIFVLLIVVYMSPYLGTF; from the exons ATGTCATTTGCAGAGCTGAGAAACAAGACATTCGTGACCGAGTTCATTCTGCTTGGACTCTCTGATGCTCCTGAACTTCGGATCTTTCTTCCCATCATGTTTTCCATCATCTACATCGTAACAGTAACGGGGAACCTATTAACAATTTGCATAATTGCTGTTAACTATCATCTTCACAGccccatgtatttcttcctcgcTTGTTTATCTCTCTTGGAAGCCTGCTTTACCTCTCTTTTTGTCCCCAAAATGTTGGTTATCCTTGTGTCAGAGAAGAAGTCAATTTCTTTTTCCAATTGTTTCATACAATGCTATTTTTTTTATCTCCTGCTGGGCACAGATCTTTCACTTCTCACAGTTATGTCCATAGATCGCTATGTAGCCATCTGTCGCCCAATGCATTATGCCACCATCATGACTCATCGGGTTTGTGCTCAAACAGTCCTGGGCTGTTGGGTAACTGCTTTTGTTTTACTGCTTCCCACGTTCATTCTCCTGTTGAGATCTCCTTTCTGTGGTCCCAATGAAAttaaccatttcttctgtgaTGGCTTTgaacttttaaaactgtcctgtgGTGACACTTGTGTACTTAAACTGTTCATTTCCATTGTATCCTTCACTTATCTAACGGGGAGCTCATTGGTCATAGCCATGTCTTACATTTATATTCTGTTCACCATCCTGAAGATCTCATCAAGAACAGGTCGGAGTAAAGCCTTCTCCACGTGCACTTCTCACCTCAGCATGGTCAGTATCAGCTTTGGGTCAGCTAGTTTCATACAGGCAACGGCATATGAAAACAATTCAAGAGACCTAAACAAAGTGGTGACCTTGGTGGCTGCCACTTTACCTCCCTTGCTGAACCCCTTCATTTACACCTTAAGAAATCAGAAA AACATGAAAGTCAAGAATGAGACAGTTGTGATAGAATTCATCCTGGAAGGATTCCCTGGCTCTCCTCAGATGCAGAATTTCATTTTCGTGTTACTTATCGTGGTCTACATGTCACCTTACTTGGGAACATTTTAA